A stretch of Cynocephalus volans isolate mCynVol1 chromosome 9, mCynVol1.pri, whole genome shotgun sequence DNA encodes these proteins:
- the SFRP2 gene encoding secreted frizzled-related protein 2 produces the protein MPQGPSSLLLLVLALHCCLGCARGLFLFGQPDFSYKRSNCKPIPANLQLCHGIEYQNMRLPNLLGHETMKEVLEQAGAWIPLVMKQCHPDTKKFLCSLFAPVCLDDLDETIQPCHSLCVQVKDRCAPVMSAFGFPWPDMLECDRFPQDNDLCIPLASSDHLLPATEEAPKVCEACKNKNDDDNDIMETLCKNDFALKIKVKEITYINRDTKIILETKSKTIYKLNGVSERDLKKSVLWLKDSLQCTCEEMNDINAPYLVMGQKQGGELVITSVKRWQKGQREFKRISRSIRKLQC, from the exons ATGCCGCAGGGCCCCAGCTCTCTGCTGCTGCTCGTCCTCGCCTTGCACTGCTGCCTGGGCTGTGCGCGCGGGCTCTTCCTCTTCGGCCAGCCCGACTTCTCCTACAAGCGCAGCAATTGTAAGCCCATCCCCGCCAACCTGCAGTTGTGTCACGGCATCGAGTACCAAAACATGCGGCTGCCCAACCTGCTGGGCCACGAGACCATGAAGGAGGTGCTGGAGCAGGCGGGCGCCTGGATCCCGCTGGTCATGAAGCAGTGCCACCCGGACACCAAGAAGTTCCTGTGCTCGCTCTTCGCTCCCGTCTGCCTCGACGACCTAGACGAGACCATCCAGCCGTGCCACTCGCTCTGCGTGCAGGTGAAGGACCGCTGCGCTCCGGTCATGTCCGCCTTCGGCTTCCCCTGGCCCGACATGCTCGAGTGCGACCGTTTCCCCCAGGACAACGATCTCTGCATCCCCCTCGCTAGCAGCGACCACCTCCTGCCGGCCACCGAGGAAG CTCCAAAGGTATGTGAAGCCTGCAAAAATAAAAACGATGATGACAACGACATAATGGAAACTCTTTGTAAAAATGATTTTG CGCTGAAAATAAAAGTGAAGGAGATAACCTACATCAACAGAGATACCAAAATCATCCTGGAAACCAAGAGCAAGACCATTTACAAGCTGAATGGTGTGTCTGAGAGGGACCTGAAGAAATCAGTGCTGTGGCTCAAAGACAGCTTACAGTGCACCTGCGAAGAGATGAACGACATCAATGCGCCCTATCTGGTCATGGGACAGAAACAGGGCGGGGAGCTGGTGATCACCTCGGTGAAGCGGTGGCAGAAGGGGCAGAGAGAGTTCAAGCGTATCTCCCGCAGCATCCGCAAGCTGCAGTGCTAG